ttttaattttatagttataaaatttaattatctggCTTACATCAATATTTATATCATATTTTCGGTATCTTTACattcatttaaaataaatataaatataaatttttatatctaattaatatacatatttgtccaaaaaaaatataaatatgaaaatattaacATGGGCCGATTCGATTTAAGCCCTgcaccaaaaaaagaaagaaccgTACTAAGGAGCGGCGCAGCGAACACAAAAGTAGATAACCGGGAAATAAGATCACACCGTTACCCATATTTCTGAGGAACGCCAAATGTTGTCGCCTAGGGTTACTGGTGCATGAGGACACGTGTAAAGCCTCGCCCACGCCAACACGGCCACCAACGGAGGAAAATAGGAGCAGAGAAGTACAAATCCCACGCGACAGTGGTACACCAAACCCCTCCTCCCAAGTCCCGACTGCCTACTTGCCGGAATATTCCGGCGTGACGGCGAGCTTTTGGATTTTTCCGAAAACTATATAtacctttctcctctcctcctccctgccCTAAAATACGCATCCCCCTTCTTTCCCCCGCCTCTCCTCCCTACGCCTCTCTCCTCCGCCGTCCCATCGCCTTTccaccctttctctctctctcctctctttccatGTGCTTGTTCTTTCTGGCGTGGAGATCGATGCGCGATGGAAGCCTTCGAAGGGGATGCGCAGGTTGAGCAGTGAGAGGTGCTTCGGATCGGGAAAGATAGAGACTTTCTTGGTTATCTAGGGCGCAGAGCGCTCTTTCCGTGGCGGATGGACGCGGTGGAGTTGTCCCTGCCAGCGAATGTTGTTGCAGTATCGAAGCTCTTGGCCACCGAGGGTTTCGGGAGGGTTGGGGAGCCGGAGAATAGGGGCTCTGACGGCGCCGATGCTCGTGTTTTCGGAAGTCACAAGCTTTCTGGTTGCAGCCCTTATCGTTGCGGTAACATTTTTGCCCTTTGATGGGATAAAGATTCGATTTTAACACCTTAGACGGAATAAATATTGGATTTTTAGACCTTATAAGGGATGAATATTCGATTTTTTACATGGATCGAGGGTCATTTTTCCTGATCTGTTGCTTCTTGGAGGGGTTGATGGATATATGGGTGGACGGTAGGTCGCATTTTAGGTGTCTTGATAAATGGATGCTGTACCCATGTAATAATGTTGTTCCTCAAGGCTAGGGTTTTGGTTGTCAGGAATTGAGGGGTTCACATATTCTTGCTTTTTATGTATGTTATTTTGAGTCCAGAAAACTGGGTGTGATTGCTTATTTAGAGATTGATTTTACAATCTTCTGGTGGAAATTATTGGAAGGCCATGGGGTTCATCTCTTCTTGCTTTTGTTTGTTGTTAGTTTTTGGTTCTGGAGAACAGGGTGTAATTTCTTAGTTAGGGATCTACTACTTCTGGTGGAATTTCTTGGAAATCCATGGAGTGGCGTCTTGTAAGCCAAAGGGTAGTGGTATTCATGTCATGTTGTCAGTTTGACTGAAAGAAAACTTTCTGTCAGATCTGCTGCGTAACGGCTACTTTGGCATTGGTCCCTTGCTATTTCCTCATGGTTCTTGTGGTGGTATCTgttattatcatatttgtacGCAGTATATGCATGTTTGTACAGACTTATATTTATACATGTCTACGTGCTTGGCCCTTCATTTTACTTCACATCTATAAGTCCAGGAGagtggggaaaaaaaagaaaaatggtcaCTTGGTTAGATGACATCTTTTCTCATTTCTATCCTTGTCTCATCGCTTTTGTTGTTCATatgctttccttttcttttgttttacatttttattcggAGCATTATCATCATACAGTAATGAAGTTTATCAAGCTATATAGTTTCAGATTTTCTTCCTAACGACCTACCAAGCAGGATTCTGAAGAATTATGACTGATATTCAATAATCATAATTGTGCAACTTTTCAAGTATCTTTACATGCTCTTGTGCTCCAGATATCCAGAAGATATACTTTCAACATATGTACTTTTGCATTGCTATCTGTGTATATAACTAAAGGTTCTACTTTTTGTTTGTTTGAATCTTGGTATCTATATTTAGGTTAGAAAGTATTGGTATGCGATAAGTTATTGATGCTCAAggccattttttttaatttttttctggcAGTTGTCTAAACATGAGTGTCTGATGTTTCTACTGCTTTTATTTCGCAAATCTTCTTTTCTGATTGTATAAGTCTTGATACTGGGATAAGTGGATAACCATATCCTCATATTTTGTATTTTAAGCACAAGAATGTATTATGTTCTTGTTAACTGATTTGGAACACATTATATGCATGCCAGATGCCAAACTTCAACATCCAATTTCGGAATTCAGTTCAGTTTCCAGAAACAAAAAGCTTGACTCGGAACTTTGTATGCATGAAAATATGCCTCCCAGTTCCAAATGTGAAGGTAATGGTAAAAGGCATCACCTTGGGGAGGCAGATGTGTCTGTCCTATCACTACCCAAGTATGAGGGCAGATCATTGAACAAGAAATCTGTAAAAAAGTTGAATACTTTTCCTGGGTCTAAGCGACCAAGAATAGATCAACCTGAAAATTCTGTGACAAATTCTGGAGTTGATGACCAGAATAATATATCGAGGACAATTGGATCTGACAGCATGCGATGCACTTCCACTGGTAAAAAGGACACCACTTTTGGTTTTAATTTCCTTATGGTGTATGCCTTTGCATTTCTTAGCATTATTAGATATTCTAAAGAACAGGATGATGTTTGTAATGGCTGACAGTGTTGAATCTTGATTTTTCATTTGACTATGCAGATAAATCCCGAATGGTCAAGCAGAAGCGTGGTCATGATGGAAAGAAAATGGATAAAAAGAATTTTAGAGGCGGTTTGAAAAGTAAATATGATTATTTTACAACAAAGGCTGGGTTAACCAACTGTGATTCGGCTTCTGGAGGAAACAACATTCTTGGTATGCAATAAATATGCAGAATAACTTTTTTCTGATGTTTCTTTTATGTATGTTTTCCTTTTCCATTAGCATGTGCACGtgcatgtgcatgtgcatgtgtCTAAGTGCatgcttgcatgcatgcatCTATACAGAAAGGCCCActcacatgcatgcatacatgtatatgtgtgtgtgtgtgtgtgtataaattaaataattttctTCCAGAGAACCTTCTGGAAAAGCTATTCAATTTGGTGTCTCATATGGTTCTTTTGGACATGTACTTCTGTACGTTATTTGTCCTGATAACGAGGGCTTTTTCACATGGAAGGAAGCAAAATCATTTAAGTCTTTAAaatttaagagtgaagatatgtTTATTTCTGGATGCATCTAGTGGTTGAATTGCTTTACTTTTAATAATTGATAAGCAGGCAAACAATTTCTTGCACATCttttaaagatgattttttttttaatctccaaGTTTCCTTTCTTGAAAAAAGTTGTTTGTAGCCTGTGGTGGGCTTCAAAGAGTTTTAGTTGTTCTGATGTAAATCTCATTTTGCTGAAGAAATTACTTTGctctttgttttattttataagGGTGTCAACGGGGCCTAGGCCCGAAGCAAGCCGAAGGTTTGAACCCTAGGCTCGCACCAAGCTCAGCTCAGCCCGGATCTGGCCTGAAAGTATGAGGCCCAAGCTTGACCCAACTCAATATATGCTTTCAAGCTGGGTCAGGCTCAGAACCAGcccatatataatttttaacatTATCTTCGGTGTAGGCCCTGACCAAAAATTGATCAAGCCTCATTTTGAGGCCGAGCCTGGCCCACGTCCATAAAACTTGAGACTGAGTTTGGTTGTTTCAGGGTCACAATGTCGGGCTAGGCCAACCCATTGGCTGACCTAATCTTGATCATATATTATGACCATTGCTTTATTTTGTCTCTTGATATCACCCTCTTGCCCTTCATCACATTCATGTAATGTTAGTCTTCAGTGATAAGGAAACTTACCGGGTATTGAATATAACATGTTGAATAAACGGATGATGATCAATATAAGTTCTGCTACTAAATATTTTAAGAACTGCAatattcattatctttttgctaTGACCTGACAAGTGTATCCCCATGTTTTTCCAAATATGGTTGTGTTTCTAAATATGTTGTCACTAGGGTCTGCTGTGCTGGAACTGGGGCCCAGACTGGTTGCCCGGTGGTACAGTGATCGTATTCCGTGCCGGCCCTGTACTGACACATTAGAGAAGGCATGGGCGAGGGTGAACGGAagcgagaaaaagagagagaaggagggtggcggaggccggTGGAGGGTCGACGGAGGTCGGCGACTTGAGcaggggaggcggaggagggctCCACAGTTGGgtcccctgtttcgaacgaaacaaaGGAACCGGCCGCGGAGCTTGGCTCGCCGGCCTCTGCACGACTCGCCAGCCTCCGCTCAACTcgccggcctccgccggccctcTATCGGCCGACCTccacctttctctctctcttccttcctctccatctccctcctcccctactcgctctctcttttctctttgttcttctcCATCTCCCCCTCCAGCGATGGATTTCATTTCCGTTGTTAGAACCGTCCCGGTCTGCCGGCAGGACGACTCGGTACGATTGGGACTACGCAGTTTGGGATGGTTCTGCCGACCCTGATTTTCATGATATTGAGATTTAGCTCCTATTAGTGTACTACTAACATTATTATGGTCTTTTCCCACTTTCCTTGCTTAAGGCGAAATCCAAATGTGCTCATTGTCCAGCACGTGGTGATATCAACTCATTCCATTCTTTCCGCTTTATCCTACACCGTTACAAATCTTTCTTCTTGTTAAGTACTCATTTTTGACCCTTTTTTAAAAAGTAATAAATTTCCCTTGTAACCTCAGGCATTCAATGATCACACAACTCTCAGAAGCATCTCTGTATGCCATCCATGCAATCCTTCTTTTGTATGATAATCTATCATCACACAAATTATATCAGTCGGATATTACTTGTAATTTTGCTAAGTTGTGAGTTGTCTCCACGAAAATCGTATAGCATATTCTGATTTCTAATTTTATCGGTATTTGGCTGGATCCTCCAAAACTTTCCCTCATCATATCAATTTGCTGTCATCCATATTCTCGACTCATCTTTAACCCTACACCCTCTGCAAATTGCTTATGCCATGGCATGGCTCTTATCATCAACGAGAAGTTTTTTTTCTAGGAACTTGCTTGTCTTGTGGTATCCACGACACCCGTTGCTCCTTCATATTGATAGTTgcagtatatacatatatatgcatatgtatatatgtatgtatgtatgtctgcatgtatatatatgatGGACTCTCCACATTCAAGATCTAAAGAGTTGAATATGATCTATACTAAGGATCGCTATGCCGGCACCAGGGTTCAGATAAGTTGCTTGGTGGCATGCTTCGGTACCCTCTCGTGACATTCTATGCCGGGTTTGTACCGACACATTAGGGAgggtgggggagagggagaatgggaggggaaaagagagaaagaaaggggaAAGAGACAGAGGGAGAGGGATGAAGGGAGGGAGATAGAGGGAGAAGACCGGTGGAGTGTGCCCTGACATGGAAAAGAGGGTAGGGGAGAGGGACAacaggagagaaagagagagagagagaaggggggagggagggagggagaaggagaggaagggaggtaGAGAGGAAAGTGGCAAATGTCCAACTAAGGGCTGGGGAGCCGCGCGGAGGGGCAAAGGAGGTTGCTGAtttcatttaaattttttgaaaataaaaaggtCCCCCCTCTGGGACCCTTGTTTCAAATGAAACAGGAGAACCGGAGGTTGAGTCCCTTCTCCACCCCTTACGCGGCTCCTCTGTCCTCCGTGGCCCTCCACCGGCCGTCCAccaccctccctctctcttcttccctctcccctccaccccctctcttttcctctccttccttctccctctccccctccttcaCCCATTTCTCAATTTCATTGCCGGAACCATCCTAGTCCACCGCCGCAAGGCTCAGTATGCCTCAAAGCAGGCAATTCGGGATGGTTTCGCTTTTCTTGATTTATACTATAAAAATTCTTAGAAACCAAAATGTATGAGTTTGGTGTTTTCTAACCTAGTCAAGTGGGTGTTAGATGGATAACTTTATTAGCATAATACTATGCTTGCTATGACCTAATTATCAAAACCCAGTGAATTTAAATCCATCCAtgttttaagatgtgtagatcATGATCCATAATGTAGAGTTTCAATTCATGTGCCCTGTTATGTATTTTATCACAATAGTGTAATTTCTATCATTCATTTTTGTACTAACTTGATGCATGCATTAGAAACCACCAAATATATATGAATTTTAGTTTACAATCATTTTTTATAGTGTAGAGCATATTCAACGGTTTGAATCTTCAAATTGGATCACCtatgtttaattttaaaattgttAACTCCTTTTTTGAGGAGTTAGTGCAAGATGTGTAGTCCAGCCAAGGTACACCATCTCGGCACTGGGCTTCTCACCGGTGCCACCCTATTATTGTGTCGGTATGGGAGCTGTTTTTGCACACCAAGTGTCGATACGCCCCTTGCACCATTTACTAGTACGGTACGGTACATCCCAAACCGTCCCTTTCGGTACGGTGTGGCATACCTTGAGTCtaactatatatatgtatatatgtatgtgcacacacacatacactatgcatatatgtatgtaaaCACACATATACATGTACTCTTAATAATACCCAATTAACTGTGCCCTTTATAGCTGTTGCTCTTATATGATCTTCTGTTGACTCCATAGTGTGTCACATAAGTTTGACTATGGTAGTTGATCCAGTTTCTATTGTACATTTATTCATAGCTGGCTGTCATGATATTCCTTTAATCATATTATGTTATCACAATTTTTTATTTCATGGATAGACTTTGGCAAAGctgctttcttctctttttgaacccaatgtgtAATATAGGTTCCCATATATTTTGCCTTGATGGCCTTTTTCCAcctccattatttttttttctttctttcaaaattttggCTATTTGTTCAAAGAAAATCTTTagactctttctctctcacacacacacacactgagAGAGAGACATATACGCATGCATATACTTTCAGAAGTCAAACCTAATATTGGTTGTCTTTTGATTCTTTGGATTCTATACTACGAAACGACTTAGGATTTTGCATATGAAATAATGGATTTATGATGTGAATTTAACCCTGGTAAAACAAGACATCTAGCAAATCAATATTGCTGCAGTTGGTACCTTCCTAGAATCACCAAGGCAATAGCAAGATTGTCTTTGCTTATATTGATTATTAGGTTTCATAAGCAATTTAGTTTTGTACTTACACAGATTTATAATTATATCTTACCATTTCAAATTAGGAATAAATGGTCTCAAGTCAGATCTCCGTGATGTTACAAAGTATATGGATGATCTGTCATTGAATGAACTTCTTGACAGTAGTTACAAATACTCTAACTTATGTcctgaaaaaggaaagagagccCCCAATGTTGATGAAACTATTTTAGCCTCAGTTAGGAAGGCTTGCTCTATCCTTCCACTCCAGGGTGCAGTTGGTAACAGTGGCAATGGAAAAGCTGTTATAAACCTCTTGAAACCTAATTGCGCTTCACTGAACTTGTCTGAATGTGATAACAAGGATAAGGGCATTGATGAATCAGTACCTTGTAACAAGGTAAGTCTACAATTTGTGTTATTTTctcatataaatataaatattaaataagcaGAGCatcttttaattatttatttacacTTCTCACCAGGATCCTGGTCAGTTGAACTTGAATCTCTCCACTTTATACCAGCCTAAAGACATTTTAAAGCAGTTAACATTTCCTCCAGCTCAGGATTTGGATGCTCTTTTGGTGTCTGCTATGCACATGACAACTTTTTGTCATGCCTGCTTGCCACCTTTTCAATGGTCTTTTTGCCACAATGGAGCTTGCAAACCCAGTGTCGATGTTGGTAAAGTGGCTTCAACAAAGAGCACATCCCAAGGTAAATGGGTTAGAATAGGAAGCAATTCCACTTCCTTTGGAGATGATCAGAGTTGCTTCTCTGAAATGGAATTGAAGTCATTTAACCACAATGAAGATCCTATAATCCAGCAAAAGATTGATGATCTTCTTCAAGATGTGAACACCCTGACAACATCTGTCAAGCCATTATGCACTATGCCAATTTCTCCAGAAGCTCATATTTCGAACAGTGTTGTTTTGAAGAAAGAATCTGGTGTTTCTGATTCATTTATTTCTAAAAGGTGTAATTTAATGGAGGAGCACGTCAAATCTTCAGATAGCCATCTGGAATTTGACTATAAAGATAGTGTGTTCTTGAAAACTTCTGAATCTGAAGTCTGTCAGAGGTTTAAAGGACTTGAACCGAACTTAGCGGATCCATCACAGTCTACTTTGCAATTTGAGGACAATGAAGTCACCCAGAAAGCACAGGATACAGTGGGCAGACATGGTTGTTCAGAAAATTGCTCTTGCTACTCCTGTAAAAGCACTTCTGGTGGATGTGATCAGAGTTCACGGTATTTTCTTACACCAAAGATATCTAAACCAGGTAATATGCTAAAATTCAACATGCATTACTTGGGCCATGCCATACCTGAAAGGCATATATCTTGTTTGCTTCTCAGGTTATCGGTTCTTTGTTTCCAAAGAAAAGTTGATACCAGTGACAGATTTAATATTTTCCATCTCATCTTTGAACATAATTTGCTAGCATAGTATATACATGCATAATCGAAGCttaatgttattttatttttagcaTTATGCCGTAGTTGAAGCTGATAAATTAGGAAATGGCATTCATCATACTTATCCTACTATATGTGAGAAGAAAAAATAACAGCTTATTGTTGTCTTTTGGATTGTTCTAGTAAATATTTGTACATCAAGACACATCATTATCTGTTGAGTAGTTATGTTGTAGAGAATACATAATTGTGGAGTTTGATGTATGCGTTTTCATGAAGTAAGAATTCAATTTGTTGTTCCTGAATGTTAGGTTCAATGAAATgcacaaataatttatatgtgatttgtGTGATTTAAACATGGGGATTGTGATTTCCTATCTGTATATGCAGAAAATATAGGATTTGCAAAGCCATTATGGAAACAGTTTATGTTTATTGAAAGTTAATCCTGTCCATCTAGAATGTGATTTCTTTTTCCTCTAATGGAATGTGGAATGATTTTGACATATTTTAGCTCTGTGATGGAATGCTTTCTGTTTTCAGATGTCTTTTTTAGTTTTGCATTGTATATACTTTTAAAATACTTTTTTACTGGTCATAAAAGAGAGAGCTGACAACCAATGCAGTTTTGCCTGCTTCTGTTTCATGGAGGATGTTTTAAGAGTATCTAAGACAGGTGCCTTGTGTATTTCATTGCAAGAcggaaaaaaaaagcattacaaacatTGGTTTGCGCTAGAAGCCCACTTCTATGCATGCCTCTATCAtctgtgcatgcatgcatgcacgcaCTACCATGTACATGTCAGGTAGTTCCAGATTACATGGTTGAATGTGGCAATTATCTCATGTTATGAGAGTACCTGAAATATTACTGGGAGTTTATGTCTGCTCATACATGGAGAATTACTGATCACTCTCTCAGAAAGGTTAATCAATATATGATCCTTCTTTTTGTTGAGGCAAATTACCTGGTATTCATTTAGAAACGCttgaagaattatttttttttgggtttcatAAAAGAAGATCCTAAGGTAGAATAATTTTTTGAGACTTTAGAGCTCTTTGATTGATACAGGAGATGGAAATCCTAAATTTACTTTGAGTTAGAGTATTTAGTATTAGGAAATCTTGTGTTAGGGCTGTCTTGATAAGTTTAATTTtcgaatattttaatttatgaatcaattgtattttttttataatatcagAGGTGAGGGGAAAAGGTACCACGAGAAGTTATTTGATTATTATGTAGTTGAGTTATTACCGCAGCTGTTGTTTGATAGTTGTAGATCCTTAAGGTATTTCTGTGTTTCCTTTAAAATTTAATAGTATATTTGATTCTATTAAGCATGGATCGGGAAGCTTAGCAAAAATGTAAAGGTGATAGCAATGCTATATGGAATCTTTTGCATGATTATAAACTGGAGCAGTTTTTCCTGTATGGaatttaaatttcataaaaCATGACTAATGGAAGTCAAAAATGCTTACTTTGTCATATGCTGAGGACTTTATGGAGAATTGCATAATGGATCATGAAGTCCAAATATCCATTTATTGTCCAGGGAGTTTTCATAGATGCTGAAGCATCTGACAACATGATGATAGATGGAATGTGCAAAGAAATAGCAGAGGTCAAATTTTTGCCTCTTAAGCAAATCTTGCAGTTACTCGTTCATCCTGTTTGAGGCCTATTTAAGTGATGAAGAAACCTAAACTGCATTTGATTAGGTTTAGGAAGATAAGCCTGGTGATTGAGGTGATGAAACTCTGATAGAAAATAGATAActcaaaaagaaatattaaaaGAAGATAAAGAGGGTTTTCGCAACCATGAATAAGCGATGGTAGGAGCTTTATTGTATCTTGTGATCAACAGTTACTCCTCTCTCTAGAATGATACAGGCACAACAATTGTGTCTGACTAGGAGGCTACCCTTGCTCGTTTGGCTCAGGACATCATTAGAGATAAGGGGCAATCCCTTTGGGTGCTTTGTGTAGTGCTGCTGTTTATGTGGTTTTCCTTcttatcatcttcttcttttagcTGGtagaatactgattttcaacaaAAACCCCTTGGTTGAGTTTCAAAAGGATAGCCAATGAGATGGCAGACTCCATCCATAGCTTTTGGAGCTTTGGGTGGTTCTAATGTTTATGTGGATTTCCTTCATATTGTCTTCTTCCTTCTAGCTGGTAACATTCTGATTTTAAACAAACATACACATAAAGGAATGGCCAtcgccattttttttttccttgggaAGGATGAGTCTAAAAACACTTGCTTAAGCTAAAAAATACATGTACCTTGAATATGTCTGGTGTTGTTTTGATCCCTTTTACTAATTCTATAGATAGTAGCTCACAATAGGAAGCATCATTAGGAGTTAAGAATAGCTTTGAGGGCTTTTCATGGCCCACAACATTTACATATGTAGAGAAAGGTTGCTATTTTGTGGATTCAGTACATGATCACCTGATGTATAGTTATTTTATACTTTCACATGCTACAAGGTCTACCTATAGTCAGGTCAATATACCTTTGAAATGTACGATCTTAAtggcatatatttttttattcaaaattaaTGTGGCACTAAGCAGGGGA
This is a stretch of genomic DNA from Phoenix dactylifera cultivar Barhee BC4 chromosome 9, palm_55x_up_171113_PBpolish2nd_filt_p, whole genome shotgun sequence. It encodes these proteins:
- the LOC103711753 gene encoding uncharacterized protein LOC103711753, with the protein product MDAVELSLPANVVAVSKLLATEGFGRVGEPENRGSDGADARVFGSHKLSGCSPYRCDAKLQHPISEFSSVSRNKKLDSELCMHENMPPSSKCEGNGKRHHLGEADVSVLSLPKYEGRSLNKKSVKKLNTFPGSKRPRIDQPENSVTNSGVDDQNNISRTIGSDSMRCTSTDKSRMVKQKRGHDGKKMDKKNFRGGLKSKYDYFTTKAGLTNCDSASGGNNILGINGLKSDLRDVTKYMDDLSLNELLDSSYKYSNLCPEKGKRAPNVDETILASVRKACSILPLQGAVGNSGNGKAVINLLKPNCASLNLSECDNKDKGIDESVPCNKDPGQLNLNLSTLYQPKDILKQLTFPPAQDLDALLVSAMHMTTFCHACLPPFQWSFCHNGACKPSVDVGKVASTKSTSQGKWVRIGSNSTSFGDDQSCFSEMELKSFNHNEDPIIQQKIDDLLQDVNTLTTSVKPLCTMPISPEAHISNSVVLKKESGVSDSFISKRCNLMEEHVKSSDSHLEFDYKDSVFLKTSESEVCQRFKGLEPNLADPSQSTLQFEDNEVTQKAQDTVGRHGCSENCSCYSCKSTSGGCDQSSRYFLTPKISKPGYSPRVLLAAEILCEMGRRSNVLKIRSHNSGGMKWPKTPSQKPMKARKSTSSMDKTENSFLMGRHHDPVGSPGLPSAKHKMMSENKNDLTHMNNTGRGSVRWSVPLEGVTSPSKLERDPTISTRPLHSYATRPSSLMPTPIQGEKGWDNRQKLRKATVASSVTFRGSYIKDWNRGRSKRV